Proteins found in one Alicyclobacillus cycloheptanicus genomic segment:
- a CDS encoding ABC transporter permease produces the protein MTWTRLTLKNGFRSAHRYVNYITASAFSVMVFYMFSAFVMNPAVKQGYMTSTAKELLGACQYIIIVFAVFFIFFFHSALLRLRSKEFGLFITLGVTPRQIGRMIMVESLALGLVATGVGLLLGIVFSKLFLLALGAVLGLSQELPFVVPASAVLLTVIFFGIVFLCEAIWISFRIKRRSPRMLLLGQRVQQKIPKFSWWLVVLGIVCLALGYYLALAKSRGVVVLMLPILTLTAIGTYLLFSQVLVMVLTSLRKRPLNGTTLLVVSRLAYRLKDNARVLTVVSMLTAIVLTGMGAVSGFEQTLTLNSIRVEPLNFMVAQNQATANQSLVEQVRQSLTENHLPVKSEVRATVVVGEVQNAKGEWMSVQVMPGTTFEHLRQVLGENEPALRSDLQDIPAISNGQAVLLTPYPLVVPSNLANLHSKLSIGNTTLPVSVISQMDTRVINEQPSVLPDFELILSDHDFNQMALSAPTSARWSIQGFMIADWKHSQNALQQLDTVVPPAERKFISATVSGYQETLQLVSVMLFAGFFISILFFLAAGGFIYFRIDAAQEEDRKQFRVLQRLGMSRRELGKVLTVEFLLLFFGPVAVAVAHSVVAVLDFRHLVPLGPGAWTDFWAVVGIYCVLTLLYFGVSRMKHLNRVASEG, from the coding sequence ATGACTTGGACCCGCCTGACGCTGAAAAACGGTTTTCGCAGCGCGCACCGATACGTGAATTACATCACGGCGAGCGCATTTTCTGTCATGGTCTTCTACATGTTTTCTGCGTTTGTGATGAACCCAGCTGTGAAACAAGGGTACATGACATCGACCGCAAAAGAATTGCTGGGTGCCTGTCAGTACATCATCATTGTGTTCGCGGTGTTCTTCATCTTCTTCTTCCACAGCGCGCTTCTCAGATTGCGCAGCAAGGAGTTCGGACTGTTTATCACGCTTGGTGTAACACCACGGCAAATCGGACGCATGATTATGGTCGAAAGTCTCGCGCTTGGTCTTGTGGCAACGGGCGTTGGACTTTTGCTGGGCATTGTGTTTTCCAAACTGTTTTTGCTTGCCCTTGGCGCAGTGCTGGGATTATCTCAGGAACTTCCGTTCGTTGTCCCGGCCTCAGCGGTACTGCTCACCGTCATTTTTTTTGGCATTGTGTTTCTATGTGAGGCAATTTGGATTTCATTCCGAATCAAGCGTCGTTCACCGAGAATGCTGCTCCTCGGACAACGTGTGCAGCAAAAGATACCGAAATTCTCGTGGTGGCTGGTTGTGTTGGGGATTGTATGTCTCGCCCTTGGGTACTACCTAGCACTTGCCAAGAGTCGAGGCGTCGTGGTTCTCATGCTGCCGATTCTGACTTTGACAGCCATCGGCACCTACCTGCTGTTCAGTCAAGTCCTCGTGATGGTACTCACGTCCTTGCGCAAACGGCCGTTGAATGGCACGACGCTGTTGGTTGTCAGCCGACTCGCATACAGACTAAAGGACAATGCCCGTGTGCTGACGGTGGTGTCGATGCTGACGGCTATCGTCTTGACGGGGATGGGTGCAGTGTCTGGTTTTGAGCAAACACTCACACTGAATTCGATCCGAGTTGAGCCGCTCAATTTTATGGTCGCTCAAAATCAAGCCACCGCCAATCAAAGCCTAGTGGAACAGGTGCGTCAGTCCTTAACGGAAAACCATTTGCCAGTGAAGAGCGAAGTTCGCGCCACGGTGGTCGTCGGAGAGGTTCAGAATGCCAAAGGTGAGTGGATGTCGGTGCAAGTCATGCCCGGGACCACGTTTGAACATCTGCGGCAAGTGCTAGGTGAGAACGAACCTGCGCTTCGGTCGGATTTGCAGGATATCCCTGCGATATCGAACGGTCAGGCGGTGTTACTGACGCCGTACCCGCTGGTCGTACCGAGTAATCTGGCCAATTTGCATTCAAAATTGTCCATCGGGAACACCACCCTACCGGTGTCTGTCATTTCGCAAATGGACACTCGGGTGATAAACGAGCAACCATCCGTCTTGCCAGACTTTGAGTTGATCCTGTCCGATCACGATTTCAACCAAATGGCCCTTTCTGCGCCCACATCCGCTCGGTGGAGCATCCAGGGTTTTATGATTGCGGATTGGAAGCATTCTCAAAACGCTCTGCAACAGCTAGACACAGTGGTGCCTCCGGCTGAGCGGAAATTTATCTCCGCAACTGTATCTGGGTATCAAGAGACACTGCAGCTTGTATCCGTCATGTTATTCGCAGGGTTCTTCATCAGTATCCTATTCTTCCTGGCGGCAGGCGGATTTATCTACTTTCGCATTGATGCCGCGCAGGAAGAAGACAGAAAGCAGTTCAGGGTATTGCAGCGACTTGGAATGAGTCGGCGGGAACTGGGAAAGGTTCTCACGGTAGAGTTTTTGCTTTTGTTCTTTGGTCCGGTGGCGGTCGCAGTCGCGCATAGCGTTGTCGCCGTATTGGATTTTCGACATCTAGTTCCGTTAGGGCCCGGTGCATGGACCGATTTTTGGGCCGTGGTCGGTATATATTGTGTACTCACATTGCTGTACTTCGGGGTGTCTCGAATGAAACATCTAAACCGTGTGGCAAGCGAAGGCTGA
- a CDS encoding ATP-binding cassette domain-containing protein translates to MKPQAVPTPALADPHPEERLLALQGVQVAYEDADAPVLRGVDFELYRGEAVLLLGPSGCGKSTLAMVCANLLPGAVEGTVTGGVWRSSALSPPGSVGYVFQDADAQFCMLSVADEVAFGLENLQVPQPEMATRMQRALAAAGLAVPLDANHATFSGGMKQKLAMACALAMDAPLLVLDEPTANLDPQSTRQVFEQIVALHRAGRTLLVIEHKFEPLIESMDRVVLFTRDGRIHRQGPAAQVIAEEWAWLVQEGVARPAGRRYSGGQHGGVREPVAGHEVNGAPHGQPELALSLRNARLAYGNAAPVWSSLSLDIPRGSFTAIVGPNGSGKSSLLEVMAGLRTVTEGDVQLLGQPMKSWKRRDLASHVSFCFQNPEYQFIYERVADEVANRVLDGPLPEAAAKLLAELGLSDTADQSPFALSQGQKRRLSVAVMLQGNHDVYLLDEPTFGQDAHTEEVIMQRLLRLQADGKTVVITTHDMSLVERYATQVVVLADGQLQFVGPPEALFANEAVMRRAHLLDDVTDVVMPTPPCGTGEAADATHAAADAAQSAVYGADAADSGPRTPAPAAARSRRRGLGAWLNPPVLLMAVLAAAFVAIFAQHLPQAVAVFGWPVFLMVTVFRMHPLTVLKRLSVFLVFYVLYTWSYVAFTRVPPGQPVIHLLWMHPSLSGLLTGLVLAFRMLAAVALGILFISNCDLTDLVVGWSSNFRIRPKFTYGMLAGMHFMPMFQSEWQKLRQARQLRGKDAPWALVRLVTYAIPILSQAIRLSERVAIAMEARGLIGRAAADAAARTYYRTVRVRAGDWCFAAGLVLSMILLLVVFR, encoded by the coding sequence ATGAAGCCGCAGGCTGTGCCAACGCCTGCGCTGGCGGATCCGCATCCAGAGGAGCGCCTCCTGGCCCTGCAGGGCGTGCAGGTGGCGTACGAAGACGCGGACGCGCCGGTCCTGCGCGGCGTCGACTTTGAATTGTACCGCGGAGAAGCCGTCCTGCTGCTCGGCCCGAGCGGCTGCGGCAAGAGCACACTGGCGATGGTCTGTGCCAACCTGCTGCCAGGCGCGGTGGAGGGCACCGTCACAGGCGGCGTATGGCGGAGTTCGGCGCTGTCACCGCCGGGATCGGTCGGGTACGTGTTCCAGGACGCGGACGCGCAGTTTTGCATGTTATCGGTTGCGGACGAAGTCGCGTTTGGACTCGAAAACCTGCAGGTGCCGCAGCCTGAGATGGCGACGCGGATGCAGCGCGCGCTCGCGGCGGCGGGTTTGGCGGTTCCGCTTGACGCCAACCACGCCACGTTTTCCGGCGGCATGAAGCAGAAACTAGCGATGGCCTGTGCGCTGGCCATGGACGCGCCGCTGCTGGTGCTGGATGAACCGACGGCGAACCTCGACCCGCAGTCGACACGGCAGGTGTTCGAGCAAATTGTGGCCCTGCACCGGGCAGGCCGCACCTTGCTGGTGATTGAGCACAAGTTCGAGCCGCTCATCGAATCTATGGATCGCGTCGTGCTGTTCACTCGAGACGGCCGCATCCATCGTCAGGGGCCGGCGGCACAGGTGATTGCCGAGGAGTGGGCGTGGCTGGTGCAGGAGGGGGTCGCGCGGCCAGCCGGCCGGCGGTATTCGGGTGGTCAGCACGGCGGCGTGCGCGAGCCTGTCGCGGGGCATGAAGTGAATGGAGCACCGCATGGGCAGCCTGAGTTGGCGCTGTCGCTTCGAAACGCCCGTCTCGCCTACGGAAACGCGGCCCCCGTGTGGTCGAGCCTGTCGCTGGACATTCCGCGCGGCTCGTTCACGGCCATCGTCGGCCCGAACGGATCGGGCAAGTCGTCCCTGCTCGAAGTGATGGCTGGCCTTCGCACCGTAACGGAGGGAGACGTCCAACTGCTGGGGCAGCCGATGAAGTCCTGGAAGCGGCGCGATTTGGCGAGCCATGTGTCGTTCTGCTTTCAAAATCCAGAATATCAGTTCATCTACGAACGAGTGGCCGATGAAGTGGCAAACCGGGTGCTCGACGGCCCTTTGCCAGAGGCAGCCGCCAAGCTGCTCGCAGAACTCGGATTGTCCGACACGGCGGACCAGAGCCCGTTTGCCCTGAGCCAAGGTCAAAAGCGGCGGCTCAGCGTGGCGGTCATGCTCCAGGGAAATCACGACGTTTACCTGCTGGATGAGCCCACCTTCGGCCAGGACGCGCACACGGAAGAGGTCATCATGCAGCGTCTCCTGCGTCTGCAGGCAGACGGGAAGACGGTGGTCATCACGACGCACGACATGTCCCTCGTCGAACGCTATGCCACGCAGGTGGTCGTCTTGGCGGACGGGCAGCTGCAGTTTGTCGGCCCGCCGGAGGCGCTGTTTGCGAACGAAGCGGTGATGCGCCGGGCGCACCTGCTGGATGACGTTACGGATGTCGTCATGCCGACGCCGCCGTGCGGGACGGGGGAAGCGGCCGATGCCACGCACGCAGCGGCCGACGCCGCGCAGTCCGCGGTGTACGGTGCAGACGCAGCGGACAGCGGCCCTCGTACCCCGGCACCCGCTGCGGCGCGCAGCCGGCGCCGGGGGCTCGGCGCATGGCTCAATCCGCCGGTCCTGTTGATGGCCGTGCTGGCTGCTGCGTTCGTGGCGATTTTTGCGCAGCACCTGCCGCAGGCCGTCGCCGTGTTTGGTTGGCCGGTCTTCTTGATGGTCACAGTGTTTCGCATGCATCCGCTGACGGTGCTCAAACGACTCTCTGTCTTTCTTGTGTTTTACGTCTTGTACACGTGGTCGTATGTTGCGTTCACACGCGTGCCGCCAGGGCAGCCGGTGATTCACCTCTTGTGGATGCACCCCAGCCTCTCCGGACTGCTGACCGGACTGGTCCTCGCTTTTCGGATGCTGGCGGCTGTCGCACTCGGCATTCTTTTCATTTCGAACTGCGACCTCACCGATTTGGTCGTCGGGTGGTCCTCGAATTTCCGGATCCGGCCAAAGTTCACGTACGGCATGCTGGCGGGCATGCACTTCATGCCCATGTTCCAGAGCGAGTGGCAGAAGCTGAGGCAGGCGCGCCAATTGCGCGGCAAGGACGCGCCGTGGGCGCTGGTGCGCCTGGTCACCTACGCCATTCCGATTCTCAGTCAGGCCATCCGTCTGAGCGAACGCGTCGCGATTGCCATGGAAGCGCGCGGCCTCATTGGACGGGCGGCCGCAGACGCCGCGGCGCGCACCTACTACCGCACCGTCCGTGTCCGGGCGGGTGACTGGTGTTTTGCTGCGGGCCTCGTCCTGTCCATGATACTTCTCCTCGTCGTCTTTCGGTGA
- a CDS encoding phosphotransferase family protein, with product MYPPLSPELHAWFHDHAWTVLHITRVAGGYAARGITRIEAQAADGHRASFVYKQLARDRINERHTYAALSSVIESYGPRLYASIEEADGYSLLLEDAGVPLKDVLRERSPAGQLALIGQSISWLTSLHIQFEAMSQRWLEAGTLDRYPVSSSVAWAQEALAQLAWARDDGIDGCTPEVVRDVAGCAEKVYTHLEAWMTGRATLTHGDPHLGNLLLNSGRLTLIDWEYPSVAIPQRDLAIFLQDVLDESAHEMAWTRFTELLQDAGWPVAEEAFRIGWLACFFDNTLMMLGWEILQCRRGTLPRSELALILGHKLRWLQATFSELHKRALA from the coding sequence ATGTACCCACCCCTTTCCCCCGAACTGCACGCTTGGTTTCACGACCACGCCTGGACCGTGCTGCACATAACGCGCGTTGCCGGCGGATACGCGGCGCGGGGCATCACCCGGATTGAGGCGCAAGCTGCCGACGGGCACCGCGCATCGTTCGTCTACAAGCAGCTGGCCCGCGACCGCATCAACGAGCGGCACACCTATGCCGCGTTGTCGAGCGTGATCGAATCGTACGGCCCGCGCCTGTACGCGAGTATCGAGGAAGCGGACGGGTACAGCCTTCTGCTGGAAGACGCCGGCGTGCCGCTGAAGGATGTGCTGCGTGAGCGCTCCCCCGCGGGGCAGCTCGCGCTCATCGGCCAGTCCATCTCGTGGCTGACCTCCCTGCACATTCAGTTCGAGGCGATGAGTCAACGCTGGCTGGAGGCGGGCACCCTGGACCGCTACCCCGTGTCGTCCTCGGTCGCCTGGGCACAAGAGGCACTGGCGCAGTTGGCTTGGGCACGAGATGATGGCATCGACGGGTGCACCCCGGAAGTCGTGCGAGACGTGGCAGGCTGTGCAGAGAAAGTGTACACGCACCTCGAGGCCTGGATGACGGGCCGCGCGACGTTGACCCACGGCGACCCACACCTGGGGAATCTGCTTCTGAACAGTGGACGGCTGACGCTCATTGACTGGGAGTATCCGAGTGTCGCCATCCCCCAGCGCGATTTGGCCATTTTCCTGCAGGACGTCCTCGACGAGTCTGCACACGAAATGGCTTGGACGCGGTTCACCGAACTGCTCCAGGATGCAGGGTGGCCCGTGGCAGAAGAAGCGTTTCGCATCGGATGGCTGGCTTGTTTTTTTGACAACACGCTGATGATGCTCGGGTGGGAAATCCTGCAGTGCCGCAGGGGAACCCTGCCGCGGTCCGAGCTCGCGCTGATTCTGGGCCACAAACTGCGCTGGCTGCAAGCGACGTTCTCAGAGCTCCACAAGCGCGCCCTCGCATAA
- the rbsK gene encoding ribokinase: protein MSSKQNHGVVVVGSMMTDLTAVAARLPRRGETVKGEKFSLVSGGKGSNQAAMAARMEVPTWLVGCVGADVFHQVVLDSLRAFGVHTEHVHVLDGESTGIAHIRVDASGDNDIVIIPNANLKTSARHVDAFFASGHAASVLLLQLETPLETAVYAAKTAKARGLTVILNPAPAAPLPDDIFPYIDVITPNETEAGVLTGIDVTDVDAAIQAGKALCQRGAAHTIVTLGAQGVVHVTGDTARHHLTYRVQVVDTTAAGDAFTGAFGAALARGLAFDDAIRTGLAAGALTVTKLGAQSSLPTRQAVEELIAHGR, encoded by the coding sequence ATGTCGAGCAAACAGAATCATGGTGTGGTCGTCGTCGGCAGCATGATGACGGATTTGACGGCGGTCGCTGCGCGGCTGCCCCGTCGCGGCGAGACGGTGAAGGGAGAGAAGTTCTCTCTCGTTTCCGGGGGAAAGGGTTCCAATCAGGCAGCGATGGCGGCGCGGATGGAGGTGCCCACCTGGCTGGTCGGGTGTGTCGGCGCAGACGTGTTTCATCAGGTGGTGCTGGACAGCCTGCGCGCGTTCGGCGTCCACACCGAGCATGTGCACGTGCTGGACGGCGAATCGACGGGCATCGCGCACATCCGCGTCGATGCGTCCGGTGACAATGACATTGTGATCATTCCCAATGCGAACTTGAAGACCAGCGCCCGTCACGTGGACGCGTTTTTTGCCAGCGGCCATGCGGCCTCGGTGTTACTGCTGCAGTTGGAGACACCGCTGGAAACAGCCGTGTACGCCGCAAAAACCGCGAAAGCGCGCGGACTGACGGTGATTCTGAACCCGGCCCCGGCGGCGCCGCTGCCGGATGACATCTTTCCGTACATCGACGTGATCACGCCCAACGAGACCGAAGCGGGTGTGTTGACCGGGATCGACGTGACGGACGTGGACGCGGCCATCCAGGCGGGCAAGGCACTGTGCCAGCGCGGCGCTGCCCATACCATTGTCACGCTGGGGGCACAGGGCGTCGTCCATGTCACAGGCGACACGGCCCGGCACCACCTGACGTACCGCGTTCAGGTGGTCGACACCACCGCGGCGGGGGACGCGTTCACGGGGGCGTTCGGTGCGGCGCTGGCGCGCGGACTGGCGTTTGACGACGCGATCCGCACGGGACTCGCCGCAGGTGCACTGACGGTGACAAAATTGGGCGCACAGTCGTCGCTGCCAACGCGTCAGGCAGTCGAGGAACTCATCGCGCACGGCCGCTGA
- a CDS encoding ECF transporter S component, protein MNRTWKLRDIVLMAILAVVGGGIFYGWDLVTAPLFGPAMGPAVGAMVNGIWWFSGSLVAYIIRRPGAALVTNFISAFFEFAFGSPYGAGAMISGLIQGAGAEAGFAVTGWRRYGLGSMLLSGAIGGVGNVIQWLTQYQGYTYTLGNIIGYIVVTLVSGMVLAGLLPKLIGDALRRTGALRNFEIGRQHRSGRKAAAQ, encoded by the coding sequence ATGAACAGAACATGGAAGCTGCGGGACATTGTGTTGATGGCGATTTTGGCGGTCGTGGGCGGCGGGATTTTTTACGGATGGGACCTGGTGACGGCGCCCTTGTTTGGGCCCGCGATGGGACCCGCGGTGGGTGCGATGGTGAACGGCATCTGGTGGTTCAGCGGCTCGTTGGTCGCCTACATCATTCGCCGCCCGGGTGCGGCGCTGGTCACGAATTTCATCAGCGCGTTTTTCGAGTTTGCCTTTGGCAGCCCCTACGGGGCAGGGGCCATGATTTCCGGGTTGATTCAGGGCGCCGGGGCCGAAGCCGGTTTTGCCGTGACCGGGTGGCGCAGGTATGGACTGGGCTCGATGCTGCTGTCCGGCGCCATTGGCGGCGTGGGGAACGTGATTCAGTGGCTGACCCAGTATCAAGGGTACACGTACACGCTGGGAAACATCATCGGCTACATTGTGGTGACGCTGGTGAGCGGGATGGTGCTGGCGGGGCTGCTGCCCAAGCTCATCGGCGATGCGCTGCGGCGGACGGGCGCGCTGCGCAACTTTGAAATCGGCCGGCAGCACCGCAGTGGACGGAAGGCTGCCGCACAATGA
- a CDS encoding SDR family oxidoreductase, whose translation MKMMVTGATGKLGSKVVERLLQSVPASNIAVSVRQPEKAEGLRARGVDVRHGDFDHPETLTAAYAGIDRLLIISADGDNDTRIRQHRAAVAAAKQAGVQFIAYTSIVNARESRNFLAPTHRATEEAIVEAGIAYSFLRNNWYLENETSTIQAVMAGAPWITSAGTGKVGWALRQDYADAAAAVLAGTGHENTVYELSGPLLTQEELAAAVGEVIGKPVTVLQVDDETYAQRMKEAGVPDAVVPFLVGIQRDIREGTLEVESGDFAKVLGRPVTPIHEALRQIVAELAN comes from the coding sequence GTGAAAATGATGGTCACTGGGGCCACCGGAAAACTCGGGTCGAAAGTGGTGGAGCGGCTGTTGCAGTCTGTTCCAGCGAGTAACATCGCGGTAAGTGTTCGGCAGCCGGAGAAGGCGGAAGGCCTGCGGGCGCGCGGGGTGGATGTGCGGCACGGTGATTTTGACCATCCAGAGACCCTGACGGCCGCGTATGCTGGCATCGACCGGCTGCTCATCATCTCCGCCGATGGGGACAATGACACGAGAATTCGTCAGCATCGGGCCGCGGTCGCTGCAGCCAAGCAGGCCGGCGTTCAGTTTATCGCGTACACCAGCATCGTGAACGCGCGCGAGAGCCGGAACTTTCTGGCGCCGACGCATCGGGCCACGGAGGAAGCCATCGTCGAGGCGGGGATTGCCTATTCGTTCCTGCGCAACAACTGGTATCTCGAGAACGAAACATCCACCATTCAAGCCGTCATGGCGGGGGCGCCTTGGATCACGTCCGCAGGGACGGGCAAGGTGGGCTGGGCGCTTCGACAAGACTATGCTGACGCGGCGGCGGCCGTTTTGGCGGGGACCGGACACGAGAACACGGTGTATGAGTTGTCCGGGCCGCTGTTGACACAGGAAGAACTGGCGGCGGCGGTGGGCGAAGTGATTGGGAAGCCAGTGACCGTCTTGCAGGTGGATGACGAGACCTATGCACAGCGTATGAAGGAAGCGGGCGTACCGGATGCGGTGGTACCCTTCCTCGTCGGCATCCAGCGGGATATTCGCGAGGGTACCTTGGAAGTGGAAAGCGGCGATTTCGCCAAGGTGCTCGGTCGTCCGGTCACGCCGATTCACGAAGCGCTTCGTCAAATCGTCGCGGAACTCGCAAACTAG